AAATCATAAGGtatatattagaaatataatccacttgtgattttttaaattattctggTCCAATTAGGATTAGTGCTTAGGAATTTCAACAACTATCTAGCCAAAGGGCAGAAATATTTATGATTTGGACAGTATTAAATAGAAAACCCACtgatacttatttttatttttgaccaCCATCTACAGCTGGGTTTCTAAATTCCACATGAGACACAGGTTAGACAAGTGTCAGTATACTTATGGATCAATACACCAGGATATTCAAAAGCAGGGTAGTTCACTGTAGCAATTGCTTAACTGAATTTTGAATAACCTGctttccttttgaatattttgaaGCTGAATTTTGCACCCTGGATCCTTTTGACTCTAAGAGACAGGGAACACAATACCAACAAAAGATCTGTCTCCTATTTTGTATCATGTAACATCAATGGATGGTCAAGCCGTGTATAACTATGGGCTGTTATAGTAGCATCTAGTGAAATATTACAAGTAAACTCTTAGATTCTCCTGTCATTTATAATGCTAAAACAAATATCATACTCAAAGTTTCATAGGAGACTAACCTATGGCACAGTTCAATAACAGAATGTATTTGGAAAAGGAGACCTcagattttatctctttttaaaagactttactagtttagttaaaaaaattatttctgggaCAAATCTTAGGGAGTTAGCCAAGACTGCTCTCATACGTATTAACTCTTAAGATGGAGACAATCTGACATGTACACAGACACACTTTGTATTATCAGAAGGACAACTTTTCCAAGAGAGGATATGACTCTTTCAGAGTCTAGACTAGATGCCTAGGTCAACAGTtgttgaaataaatattatttcttatcGTTATCTACACTCTTGGCCTCAGCAACCTGTCACTCCCCTTGTTGTCCCTCCCTCCCTATTTCACCTCTATGACTGATTGCCAggtcccaatcttttttttctgacacCGATTTCCATTAGGTCTCCTCTTTTTATTCAAAACATACTGACTTGAAATGTAAACTTTTTTGTAGCCCTTCTCTTTGACTTTTAGTTTCAACTTCTGTTCACTTGGGCCTGCTACGTAACCTGTACTTATTTACACTTACTGTGTTTCCTCCGTCCCTGACCAAAAGGAACTGAGTTACTGCCTCTGTGGTCACTGAGTGGTGAGGTTATTCTGGGCTATGAATGCTGGGGGCAGGATTAGGCTGGGGAGGTAGTTGAAGTAAGTTTCATGGCTGAAGGTAATCTTTGGTTTTCAAATCTCATAAGCATTGCAATCTAATTCTCATTAGGAATGGAATTAATGTGTGTACCCAACATGTCATCTGATTGTTAATTATTTGAAGCAACTCTGAAAAAAGACATCAATGATTTAGGAGGGTTACATTTTTTTACTCTTGGttccacatttaaaaagttacataGTCTGCATTTTGAATTAAGCAAAAGGGTTGACAAAGGccactttttctcatttatatctCAAAAACAAACCAACTTTTACCCTGTGAGTTTCAGATAGAATAATCATTCTGAAATCACCATGACATAACTGAAAACAATTCTGCCAGATTAAGGatagagaggagaggaaaaactgACTGTCAGAAAGCAGAAATATTTACCTGAAATAACAGGTAACCTTGGAAAGTTATCAGCCATGAGTTTTAAAACCAGAGAAATTTGGACATAAGGAAGGAGTGTGCCATGGCTAATAGACATGGTGACGGAAAGCTGTTATCAATCCAGAGTAGCAAGTTGACCCCATTCACTGAGCAAACTAAGAGGGCTACAATAgccatttattttaatgaaattactTAAAGTTCCCCCTTACTTAAAGCATTCAAGAATcagatggaggaagatgggatAACATCACCTCtatcaaatatttgcaaaagttaCGCAGACAGGCAGAAAAGACTTTGCATGGTGAATGGAAGAGAGATCACAGAACTGAGTAAATGATTTTCATAGCATTTAATCTTGAATTAGGTTAGGTCTTGATCTGCTTCTAGCCAGTTGATCTCTTTAAATATGTAGGCTGTGCAATAAGTTTTTGGTTCTTCAATAGTTTTCTTCTTGCATTCCTCTAGATTTCacatattcttaatttattttacagattacTGCCTTTCCTTGGGAATAAGCCAATATGGATAAGGGATACCAAAAGGGAATTAATAAATCTTAAAATCGCTTGGTCTTAAGGTTTTGGTGCATAACTTCAAGACATTTTCACAGAACATATTGCTCTCAAGCTAGGGTTAAAGTGAAACTTTCATTAGGATAATGCAGAGGATGACATTCTTTcaagagaaagtaaaaatccTAAGCTTCCCTCTACCAGGCATCTTCCCTCAGGCACTGAGATTGCAGCCATCCAATAAATGGGgatgggcagagagaggaggcttCAAAAGTCACAAAATACACTTCAACAGCTAATTTTTAGCAAGTCTGGCAATGAGATCTTTCCATTCTCCCCTCTTCTTTGTGATGTACGTAGGAGTGAGCAGCTGTAATAGTGATTCTGGCTGTTGCCTAAAGAAGTTCTGACACAAGGCCTCAGTGTTACAAATCACGTACATCCCACAGTCATAGCTGTTTTGTTGAGCAGGGGCTTTCTCTTCCACAAAGGCCAGTTTGTCTCCTTTTCTGCCTATGAAAGCCTCCAGTTTCTCTGCTACCTGCTTTGCATGGACTGAGTTGCTTCTGCTATGGGAATCATAAtgaaaaaaggtttttttctcttGGAGATAAACCAACAAACTCCAATGGCTTCCCCCAGCTGCCTGGTTGGAATTATCATTGATGGCTAAAAATACAACTCTCTTGTGGGGGAGATCCAGGGGTTCAAGGAACATGGCGATCTCTGTTGGGTTGCTAGTGCACTTGATGAACTGGGTGACTTCGGGGCTGATGAAGCAGACGTACTCAGAGCAGTCATGAAACTGACTGTTGGCAAAGTACTCAAAGGCAAACCCAATAATATGGTCATTGAGCCAGCTTGGAGGATCCAATAGTGAGACATCTGATTGCCGCAGTAGACTGTCCATGTAACTCAAGACTACAGGGTCCATCTTGTACTGACCAGGGCTGCTCAGAAATTCCAGAAGCTGAAGGAGAGGCAGAAGACAATATTTACTGTTGAATACAATACTTGGCTGTAAAACAGGGATCATAAATAGTAGCTACTCTTACAAGTTTTTGTGAAGTTAAATACTATTATAAAGAACAACGATGCCTGGCTAAAAGTAAACATTCAAGAAACTCTAGCTTATGTTCTTTATGTTAATAATTCGTTAGAATGAAAACTTTGGAAATTTTCCATGCTAAAACAGTAACCATggatttttaatttcctctttaaatgCAGAGACTGGTTAAAATTATAACTAATGTTTCACCAAACTATATAGCATTAACCATATATTTGGCTCTTTAATGAATATGCATGATAACAATGgcaaatttattattattatcatttcttttgctgaggaagattttccctgagctaacatctgttgccaatcttcctctttttgcttgaggaatatttaccctgagctaacatctgtgctaatgttcttctattttgtgtgtgggtcaccaccacagcatggctgccgatgagtggtgtaggtctgtgcccaggaactgaacctgggctgcaggaAGTGGTGCACACctaacttaaccattaggccacagggctggaccccaatggcaaattatttttatattaaagataaattttcaaaaagtcTACAGAAAAATGTTACTAATTACCAAGGGAAATAGTTTCCATTTCAACATTAATTTTCAAgagataagataaaatattgcTTCTTCATTCCATAATGGAAAGTGACAGTGATTAGAGCTGTAGTTAAAAGTAACTATAATTTCAAGAACAGAAAATCATGAGAGTAATTCATTCCTGATTCTGCCTAGCTAAGAGCATGAGTGATATAATATGTCTTGCCCATTTCCCATCTTTAACCTCAAGGGGTAAGATAAAGACTTTGTTCATAATGTAAGTTAGAAATTCTTTTGGCATTGAAAGGTAGTGGGCACAGGAATCAAGACCTTGGTCGAGCCCTAGTTCTACCACTGATTTGCTGGTAtcaccttgagcaagtcatttaaatgatcttgtccttgtttttgtcatctgtaaaaagggCATATATCTGCTTTACATGTCTAAGAGTATTGTGGAAAAGGTCAAATAAATTTACTCGGAGGTATTAAAAGAGTATAAGCTGTTgtac
This is a stretch of genomic DNA from Equus caballus isolate H_3958 breed thoroughbred chromosome 1, TB-T2T, whole genome shotgun sequence. It encodes these proteins:
- the SENP8 gene encoding sentrin-specific protease 8, which translates into the protein MDPVVLSYMDSLLRQSDVSLLDPPSWLNDHIIGFAFEYFANSQFHDCSEYVCFISPEVTQFIKCTSNPTEIAMFLEPLDLPHKRVVFLAINDNSNQAAGGSHWSLLVYLQEKKTFFHYDSHSRSNSVHAKQVAEKLEAFIGRKGDKLAFVEEKAPAQQNSYDCGMYVICNTEALCQNFFRQQPESLLQLLTPTYITKKRGEWKDLIARLAKN